A window of Proteus columbae contains these coding sequences:
- a CDS encoding multifunctional CCA addition/repair protein: protein MNIYLVGGAVRDQLLQMPVKDRDWVVVGATPQMLLQQGYQQVGKDFPVFLHPDTHEEYALARTERKSGSGYTGFTCYAAPDVTLEDDLARRDLTINAIAYSVDGGYVDPYHGIDDINARQLRHVSEAFSEDPLRVLRVARFAARFAPLGFNIAPETLQLMKTMAQSGELNALTAERVWKETEKALESPAPQVYFEVLRQCGALSVLFPEINALFGIPAPEKWHPEIDTGIHAMMVLNIASQLTDDIAVRFSALCHDLGKGLTPPENWPHHHGHGPAGVPLVEALCQRYRIPNHIRDLARLTARFHDHIHRIDRMRPSKIIRLFDAIDAWRKPERVEQLAMVSEADARGRKGLENIAYPQRAFLCQAFLVANNVDIKPIIESRLKGSAIRDALTKQREAAIIKWKSRLNQEQR from the coding sequence GTGAATATATATCTTGTTGGTGGCGCTGTACGCGACCAACTGTTACAGATGCCAGTAAAAGACAGAGATTGGGTTGTTGTTGGTGCAACACCTCAAATGCTATTACAACAAGGCTATCAACAAGTAGGCAAAGATTTTCCTGTTTTTCTTCATCCAGATACTCATGAAGAATATGCCCTTGCGCGCACAGAACGAAAATCAGGCTCAGGTTACACGGGATTCACTTGCTATGCAGCACCCGATGTCACATTAGAAGACGATCTTGCGCGTCGTGATCTCACTATTAACGCTATCGCTTATTCCGTTGATGGCGGATATGTCGATCCTTACCACGGCATAGATGACATCAATGCGAGACAACTTCGCCATGTTTCTGAGGCATTTTCAGAAGATCCGTTAAGAGTTTTGCGAGTTGCACGTTTTGCGGCACGGTTTGCGCCTTTAGGATTTAATATTGCACCTGAAACACTGCAATTAATGAAGACGATGGCACAAAGTGGTGAGTTAAATGCACTGACTGCTGAACGTGTTTGGAAAGAGACTGAAAAAGCTCTTGAGAGCCCCGCGCCTCAAGTCTATTTTGAAGTTTTACGTCAATGTGGTGCTTTAAGCGTTCTTTTTCCTGAAATTAATGCTTTGTTTGGTATACCTGCTCCTGAAAAATGGCACCCAGAAATCGATACAGGCATTCATGCCATGATGGTACTTAATATCGCCAGTCAATTAACAGACGATATTGCGGTACGCTTTAGTGCCTTATGCCATGATTTGGGAAAAGGATTAACACCTCCTGAAAATTGGCCTCATCATCACGGTCATGGCCCTGCGGGTGTGCCTTTAGTTGAAGCCTTGTGTCAACGTTATCGTATTCCTAATCATATCCGTGATCTCGCGCGTTTAACGGCAAGATTTCATGATCATATCCATCGTATTGATAGAATGCGCCCTTCTAAAATAATCCGCTTATTTGATGCTATTGATGCATGGCGAAAACCAGAACGTGTTGAACAACTTGCAATGGTGAGTGAAGCCGATGCGAGAGGACGTAAGGGCTTAGAAAATATTGCTTATCCACAACGTGCGTTTCTTTGCCAAGCTTTCCTTGTTGCAAATAATGTGGATATTAAGCCAATCATTGAAAGTAGATTAAAAGGCAGTGCAATACGAGATGCGCTAACCAAGCAACGAGAAGCCGCGATTATAAAATGGAAATCGCGACTTAATCAGGAACAGCGCTAA
- the folB gene encoding bifunctional dihydroneopterin aldolase/7,8-dihydroneopterin epimerase, whose product MDIVFIEQLSVITTIGVYDWEKTIKQKLVFDIEMEWDNKRASQTDDVVHCLDYASVSNAIIDYVETRRFELVERVAEEVAQLLITHFAVPRVKIKLAKPGAVAQATNVGVIIERKA is encoded by the coding sequence ATGGATATCGTATTTATTGAGCAATTATCAGTAATAACCACAATCGGTGTTTATGATTGGGAAAAAACCATAAAACAAAAATTAGTGTTCGATATCGAAATGGAATGGGATAACAAACGCGCATCCCAAACCGATGATGTGGTTCATTGTTTAGATTATGCCAGTGTGAGCAATGCAATTATTGACTATGTTGAGACTCGACGTTTTGAATTAGTTGAACGTGTTGCTGAAGAAGTGGCACAGCTATTGATAACGCACTTTGCTGTACCAAGAGTAAAAATTAAATTAGCGAAACCAGGAGCTGTTGCACAAGCCACAAATGTAGGTGTGATTATTGAGCGTAAAGCTTAA
- the plsY gene encoding glycerol-3-phosphate 1-O-acyltransferase PlsY produces the protein MSANALGMIIFAYLCGSISSAILICRLARLPDPRKFGSGNPGATNVLRIGGKAAAAAVLICDVLKGMIPVWLAYYLNVPPFYLGIVAIAACLGHIYPVFFHFKGGKGVATAFGAIAAIGWDLSGLIAGTWLLTVLLSGYSSLGAIISALLAPFYVWWFKPEFTYPVALLSCLVLYRHHDNIQRLWRGQESRIWHKLKKKTEKTEKEIIQEAKEQEKED, from the coding sequence ATGAGTGCTAACGCACTTGGAATGATCATCTTCGCCTACTTGTGCGGCTCAATCTCCAGCGCGATATTGATTTGCCGACTGGCAAGACTACCTGATCCAAGAAAATTTGGCTCTGGCAATCCCGGAGCAACCAACGTCCTACGTATTGGAGGAAAGGCAGCTGCAGCAGCCGTTCTTATCTGTGACGTCCTAAAAGGGATGATCCCTGTTTGGCTCGCCTATTACTTAAATGTGCCTCCTTTTTACCTCGGTATTGTCGCAATAGCAGCTTGTCTAGGTCATATTTATCCTGTTTTTTTCCACTTTAAAGGCGGAAAAGGTGTAGCCACTGCATTTGGTGCTATCGCTGCCATTGGTTGGGATTTAAGTGGGCTTATCGCAGGAACGTGGTTACTCACTGTCTTACTGAGTGGCTATTCATCGCTTGGTGCGATTATCAGCGCACTGCTTGCCCCTTTTTATGTTTGGTGGTTTAAACCAGAATTCACTTATCCCGTTGCTTTATTATCATGTCTGGTACTTTACCGTCATCACGACAATATTCAACGTTTATGGCGTGGTCAAGAGAGCCGTATCTGGCATAAATTAAAGAAAAAGACTGAAAAAACAGAAAAAGAGATCATTCAAGAAGCTAAAGAGCAAGAAAAAGAAGATTAA
- the tsaD gene encoding tRNA (adenosine(37)-N6)-threonylcarbamoyltransferase complex transferase subunit TsaD, producing MRVLGIETSCDETGIAIYDDKAGLLANQLYSQIKLHADYGGVVPELASRDHIRKTVPLIQAALKEANLTAQDIDAVAYTAGPGLVGALLVGATIGRSLAFAWDVPAIPVHHMEGHLLAPMLEEKTPEFPFVALLVSGGHTQLISVTGIGEYTLLGESIDDAAGEAFDKTAKLLGLDYPGGPVLSKMAQQGTEGRFVFPRPMTDRPGLDFSFSGLKTFAANTIRQNDDSDQTRADIARAFEDAVVDTLAIKCRRALEQTGFKRLVMAGGVSANRTLRAKMETVMKQLGGEVFYARPELCTDNGAMIALAGMIRFKGGTEGPLSVTVRPRWPLAELPALENK from the coding sequence ATGCGAGTTTTAGGTATTGAAACATCTTGCGATGAAACCGGTATCGCAATCTATGATGATAAAGCCGGCCTATTAGCGAATCAACTTTATAGCCAGATTAAACTGCACGCTGATTATGGTGGGGTAGTTCCTGAGCTTGCTTCACGGGATCATATCCGTAAAACAGTACCTCTTATTCAAGCGGCACTGAAAGAAGCAAATCTTACGGCGCAAGATATTGATGCGGTTGCTTATACTGCTGGCCCCGGTCTTGTTGGCGCGTTGCTTGTAGGGGCAACTATTGGACGCTCATTAGCTTTTGCGTGGGATGTCCCAGCTATTCCTGTTCATCATATGGAAGGCCACTTATTGGCTCCAATGCTTGAAGAGAAAACACCAGAGTTTCCATTTGTGGCACTTTTGGTTTCTGGTGGCCATACACAGTTAATTAGTGTGACGGGAATTGGCGAATACACCTTATTAGGTGAATCTATTGATGATGCTGCTGGCGAAGCTTTTGATAAAACGGCAAAACTACTGGGATTAGATTATCCTGGTGGTCCAGTATTATCGAAAATGGCGCAACAAGGCACAGAAGGTCGCTTTGTCTTTCCTCGACCAATGACAGATAGACCTGGACTTGATTTTAGTTTCTCGGGTTTAAAAACCTTTGCCGCTAATACTATTCGTCAAAATGATGATTCAGACCAAACTCGCGCTGATATTGCACGGGCATTTGAAGATGCGGTTGTTGATACGCTTGCGATAAAATGTCGTAGAGCGTTAGAACAAACAGGCTTTAAACGTTTGGTGATGGCGGGTGGTGTAAGTGCTAATCGTACATTACGTGCAAAAATGGAAACCGTAATGAAGCAATTAGGTGGCGAAGTTTTTTATGCGCGTCCTGAATTGTGTACTGATAATGGTGCAATGATTGCACTAGCAGGAATGATCCGCTTTAAAGGCGGTACAGAAGGTCCATTAAGCGTAACAGTAAGACCGCGTTGGCCTTTAGCTGAGTTGCCAGCACTTGAAAATAAGTAG
- the rpsU gene encoding 30S ribosomal protein S21: MPVIKVRENEPFDVALRRFKRSCEKAGVLAEVRRREFYEKPTTERKRAKASAVKRHAKKLARENARRTRLY; this comes from the coding sequence ATGCCGGTAATCAAAGTACGTGAAAACGAGCCATTTGACGTTGCTCTTCGTCGTTTCAAACGCTCTTGTGAAAAAGCAGGCGTATTAGCAGAAGTTCGTCGTCGTGAGTTTTATGAAAAACCAACGACTGAACGTAAACGCGCTAAAGCATCAGCAGTAAAACGTCACGCTAAAAAATTAGCTCGCGAAAACGCACGTCGTACTCGTCTGTACTAA
- the dnaG gene encoding DNA primase, translated as MAGRIPRSFINDLLARTDIIDLIDARVPLKKQGKNHSACCPFHNEKTPSFTVNSDKQFYHCFGCGAHGNAIDFLMNYDRLDFVETIEELAAMHGLEVPYESGTSSSPIERHIRQNLYQVMEKLNQYYSSALNKPDAQEARNYLAHRGLSEDIITRFSIGFVPTGWDNVLKRFGQSADNKALLLEAGMVITNDNGRTYDRFRQRVMFPIRDRRGRVIAFGGRVLGDDLPKYLNSPETEIFHKGRQLYGLYEAQQSNNNVTKLLVVEGYMDVVALAQFGIDYAVASLGTSTTAEHIQLLFRTTDNIICCYDGDRAGRDAAWRALETALPFLNDGRSLRFMFLPEGDDPDSLVRREGKEAFEKRMEQAHSLSEFLFDSLVPQVDLSTQEGNGKLYSLARPLIDKIPSETLRLYLLRELGSLTGNPDIEQMDRLFGRTPVNHELSYQPTKLRTTPMRILIALLIQNPEFSKLVPPLEGLSTEKIAGLSLFIELVSVCQAQPGLNTGQIIELYRENKFGKQLEKLAMWNDIDIDEIAEKTFTDTLDHLFLTAMDERLNTLIAKERTEGLTQDEREEVQLIIQARVKK; from the coding sequence ATGGCTGGACGAATTCCACGTTCATTTATCAATGATTTGCTAGCTCGAACCGATATCATCGATCTTATCGACGCTCGTGTGCCGTTAAAAAAACAAGGCAAAAATCATTCAGCGTGTTGTCCGTTTCATAATGAAAAAACGCCCTCTTTCACAGTAAATAGCGACAAACAGTTTTACCACTGTTTTGGTTGCGGCGCGCATGGCAATGCTATTGATTTTTTGATGAATTACGACAGACTCGATTTTGTCGAAACCATTGAAGAGTTAGCAGCAATGCATGGGTTAGAAGTTCCTTATGAATCAGGAACAAGCAGTAGCCCTATTGAACGACATATAAGACAAAATCTCTATCAAGTGATGGAGAAATTGAATCAGTATTATAGTAGCGCTCTCAATAAACCTGATGCACAGGAAGCAAGAAACTACCTTGCGCATCGTGGGCTTAGTGAAGATATTATTACCCGTTTTTCTATTGGATTTGTACCAACAGGTTGGGATAACGTCCTAAAACGTTTTGGTCAAAGTGCCGATAATAAAGCCTTACTTCTTGAAGCGGGTATGGTAATAACTAACGATAATGGTCGCACTTATGATCGTTTTCGCCAACGAGTCATGTTTCCTATCCGAGATAGACGTGGTCGTGTTATTGCCTTTGGTGGGCGTGTTTTAGGTGATGATTTACCTAAATACTTAAACTCACCAGAAACAGAGATATTCCATAAAGGACGTCAACTTTACGGACTTTATGAAGCGCAACAATCTAATAATAACGTCACAAAGCTATTAGTTGTTGAAGGTTATATGGATGTTGTGGCATTAGCGCAGTTTGGTATTGATTATGCCGTTGCCTCATTAGGAACCTCCACCACAGCAGAACATATCCAGTTGCTCTTTCGGACAACGGATAACATTATTTGCTGCTATGATGGAGATAGAGCTGGACGTGATGCTGCATGGCGAGCATTAGAAACCGCCCTTCCTTTTTTAAATGACGGTCGCTCTTTACGTTTTATGTTTTTACCCGAAGGTGATGATCCCGATTCATTGGTTCGTCGTGAAGGTAAAGAAGCTTTTGAAAAACGTATGGAACAAGCACATTCATTATCAGAATTTTTATTTGATTCACTCGTTCCTCAAGTGGATCTGAGTACTCAAGAAGGCAATGGTAAGCTATATAGTTTAGCCAGACCATTAATAGATAAGATCCCAAGTGAAACTTTACGTCTATATTTATTAAGAGAGCTTGGAAGCTTAACGGGAAATCCCGATATTGAGCAGATGGATCGTTTATTTGGTAGAACGCCGGTTAATCACGAGTTATCGTATCAACCGACAAAATTACGCACAACACCGATGCGTATATTGATTGCCCTATTGATACAAAACCCAGAATTCTCTAAATTAGTGCCCCCTCTCGAGGGATTAAGTACAGAAAAAATTGCAGGTCTATCACTTTTTATTGAATTAGTTTCTGTTTGCCAAGCACAACCTGGCCTAAATACGGGACAGATTATCGAACTCTATAGAGAGAATAAATTCGGTAAACAGCTTGAAAAATTGGCAATGTGGAACGATATAGATATAGATGAGATTGCAGAAAAAACCTTTACAGACACGTTAGATCATCTTTTTTTAACCGCAATGGATGAACGTTTAAACACGCTTATTGCGAAAGAGAGAACAGAAGGCCTAACGCAAGATGAACGCGAAGAAGTCCAATTGATAATACAGGCACGCGTTAAAAAGTAA
- the rpoD gene encoding RNA polymerase sigma factor RpoD — protein sequence MEQNPQSQLKLLVTKGKEQGYLTYAEVNDHLPEDIVDSDQIEDIIQMINDMGIQVMEEAPDADDLMLAENSNDTDDDAAEAAAQVLSSVESEIGRTTDPVRMYMREMGTVELLTREGEIDIAKRIEDGINQVQCSVAEYPEAITYLLEQYDRVEAGEARLSDLITAFIDPNAEEMAESEDVNLGKDDDEVDNSAEDEDEDEDEDGDNDSDSDDDNSIDPELARQKFTELREQYEKTRQTIKAKGRNHKDTELEILLLSEIFKQFRLVPKQFDYLVNNMRDMMDRVRAQERHIMRLCVDQVKMPKKNFITLFTGNETNDTWFTAARAMNKPWSEKLAGIEEEVQRSLQKLQQIEVETGLTIEQVKDINRRMSIGEAKARRAKKEMVEANLRLVISIAKKYTNRGLQFLDLIQEGNIGLMKAVDKFEYRRGYKFSTYATWWIRQAITRSIADQARTIRIPVHMIETINKLNRISRQMLQEMGREPSPEELAERMLMPEDKIRKVLKIAKEPISMETPIGDDEDSHLGDFIEDTTLELPLDSATSESLRSATHEVLAGLTLREAKVLRMRFGIDMNTDHTLEEVGKQFDVTRERIRQIEAKALRKLRHPSRSEVLRSFLDE from the coding sequence ATGGAGCAAAACCCGCAGTCACAGCTGAAGCTACTTGTTACTAAAGGTAAGGAGCAAGGCTACCTGACCTATGCTGAGGTCAATGACCATCTGCCGGAAGATATCGTCGATTCAGATCAAATCGAAGACATCATCCAGATGATTAACGACATGGGCATTCAGGTTATGGAAGAAGCACCTGACGCCGATGATCTGATGCTGGCAGAAAATTCAAATGATACTGATGATGATGCTGCAGAAGCCGCAGCTCAGGTACTTTCTAGTGTAGAATCTGAGATTGGCCGTACAACCGACCCTGTGCGTATGTATATGCGCGAAATGGGTACCGTTGAACTGCTCACCCGGGAAGGTGAAATTGATATCGCAAAACGCATTGAAGATGGTATTAACCAAGTTCAATGTTCCGTTGCAGAATATCCTGAAGCAATTACTTATCTTCTTGAACAGTATGATCGCGTTGAAGCTGGCGAAGCACGTCTTTCAGATTTAATTACTGCGTTTATTGACCCTAATGCCGAAGAAATGGCAGAAAGTGAAGATGTCAACTTAGGCAAAGATGATGATGAAGTTGACAACAGCGCTGAAGACGAAGATGAAGACGAAGATGAAGATGGCGATAATGACAGCGATAGCGATGATGATAACAGCATCGATCCTGAATTAGCGCGTCAGAAGTTTACTGAGCTTCGTGAGCAATATGAAAAAACTCGCCAAACTATCAAGGCGAAAGGTCGCAACCACAAAGATACAGAGCTTGAAATCTTATTATTATCTGAAATTTTCAAACAGTTCCGTTTAGTACCGAAACAGTTTGATTATTTGGTTAACAATATGCGTGACATGATGGACAGAGTTCGTGCACAAGAACGTCACATCATGCGTCTTTGTGTTGATCAAGTTAAGATGCCAAAGAAAAACTTCATTACGCTGTTTACAGGTAACGAAACCAATGACACATGGTTCACTGCTGCTCGTGCAATGAATAAGCCTTGGTCTGAAAAACTGGCAGGTATTGAAGAAGAAGTACAACGCAGCTTACAAAAACTGCAACAAATTGAAGTTGAAACTGGACTGACAATCGAACAGGTTAAAGATATTAACCGTCGTATGTCTATCGGTGAAGCAAAAGCACGTCGTGCGAAAAAAGAGATGGTCGAAGCGAACTTACGTCTCGTTATCTCTATCGCGAAAAAATATACCAACCGTGGCTTACAGTTCCTTGACCTGATTCAGGAAGGGAATATTGGTCTGATGAAAGCGGTTGATAAATTTGAATACCGTCGTGGTTATAAGTTCTCAACTTATGCAACATGGTGGATCCGTCAGGCAATTACTCGTTCAATCGCTGATCAGGCGCGTACAATCCGTATCCCTGTTCACATGATCGAAACGATTAATAAACTGAACCGTATCTCTCGTCAAATGTTGCAAGAGATGGGGCGTGAGCCTTCACCAGAAGAACTTGCAGAACGCATGCTGATGCCTGAAGACAAGATCCGTAAGGTACTGAAAATCGCTAAAGAACCAATCTCCATGGAAACCCCAATCGGTGACGATGAAGATTCACATTTAGGTGATTTTATCGAGGATACTACTCTCGAATTACCACTGGATTCTGCAACATCAGAAAGCTTACGTTCAGCAACTCACGAAGTGTTAGCAGGCTTAACATTGCGTGAAGCGAAAGTCCTGCGTATGCGTTTTGGTATCGATATGAATACCGACCATACCTTGGAAGAAGTGGGTAAACAGTTTGATGTTACCCGTGAACGTATTCGTCAGATTGAAGCGAAGGCACTGCGTAAATTACGCCACCCAAGCCGTTCTGAAGTGTTACGCAGCTTCCTTGATGAGTAA
- a CDS encoding terminase large subunit has product MNAWEQYASDIKTGKIPACQRLKQAVERYYNDLNNPLYTFDNEVVERFIGFSRVCPHVKGHLRGKPIELEPWQQFAFANLLGFKVISTGRRKYRSAYIQVPRKNAKSTVAAILANWFLVMENGQQDIYTAAVSRDQARIVFDDARQMCVLSKPLKKRVAIQQHKVINPKRNSLLKPLAAKAATIEGTNPSLAIVDEYHLHPDNAVYSALELGMGARPEGILFAITTSGSNVISACKQHYDYCCQILAGEEQNESLFALIYELDDEKEIDDERLWIKANPNLNVSVDGDALYDTIQKARGIPSQWTEMLTKRFNIWCQGETPWMGEGAWLACKMDYTEIDLKGLACYAGMDLSSTGDITSVCYTFPVDNELLLLTRHYIPEAQLQNPANKNRAIYRQWVKSGWLRTTPGDCIDYDRIRDDVLRDSQQFNIKLTGFDTWNATHLRTQLQGAGLDVEPFPQTYMKFSPVAKSAEVFVNRKIIRHNGDPVLAWAMANVVMETDANANIKPNKKKSANKIDPAIAFLMSFGTWQIEHEDFAFSLTSEQQQRLDTFNGI; this is encoded by the coding sequence ATGAACGCATGGGAGCAGTACGCAAGTGACATCAAAACAGGCAAAATCCCCGCCTGTCAGCGGTTAAAACAAGCTGTTGAACGTTACTATAATGACTTAAATAATCCGCTTTATACCTTTGATAATGAGGTCGTAGAGCGTTTTATCGGGTTCTCCCGTGTTTGCCCGCATGTTAAAGGGCACTTGCGAGGTAAGCCGATAGAGCTTGAACCGTGGCAACAATTTGCCTTTGCGAATCTCCTTGGTTTCAAGGTGATCTCAACGGGGCGAAGAAAATACCGCAGTGCTTATATTCAGGTTCCCCGCAAAAATGCAAAATCTACCGTTGCGGCAATACTGGCTAATTGGTTCTTGGTGATGGAAAACGGGCAGCAAGATATTTATACCGCTGCAGTGAGCCGAGATCAGGCGCGTATTGTTTTTGATGATGCCCGTCAAATGTGTGTGCTGTCTAAACCGCTTAAAAAACGGGTGGCCATACAGCAACATAAAGTCATTAATCCGAAACGTAATAGCTTATTGAAACCTCTTGCCGCTAAAGCCGCCACGATTGAGGGAACTAATCCCAGTTTAGCCATTGTTGATGAATATCACTTACACCCTGATAATGCGGTTTATTCTGCTCTTGAGTTAGGGATGGGTGCGCGTCCTGAGGGTATTTTATTTGCGATCACAACGTCAGGAAGCAATGTCATTTCAGCCTGTAAACAACATTATGATTATTGTTGTCAAATCCTCGCTGGTGAAGAACAAAATGAATCGTTATTTGCTTTGATTTATGAACTTGATGACGAAAAAGAAATTGACGATGAACGCTTGTGGATAAAGGCAAACCCCAATCTTAATGTGTCGGTTGATGGTGATGCTTTGTATGACACGATACAAAAGGCGCGAGGCATTCCCTCACAATGGACGGAAATGTTAACTAAACGCTTTAATATCTGGTGTCAGGGTGAAACGCCTTGGATGGGCGAGGGCGCATGGTTAGCGTGTAAAATGGACTATACCGAAATAGACCTTAAAGGCTTGGCGTGTTATGCGGGAATGGACTTATCTTCTACGGGTGATATTACCAGTGTCTGCTATACCTTTCCTGTTGATAATGAATTGTTATTATTGACTCGTCACTATATCCCCGAAGCGCAGTTACAGAACCCCGCCAATAAGAACAGGGCGATTTACCGTCAATGGGTTAAATCAGGTTGGCTTCGTACCACTCCTGGTGATTGTATTGATTATGATCGCATTCGTGATGATGTGCTTAGAGACAGCCAACAATTTAATATCAAATTGACAGGATTTGATACATGGAACGCTACCCATTTAAGGACACAGCTACAAGGTGCGGGGTTAGATGTTGAGCCATTCCCTCAAACTTACATGAAGTTTAGCCCTGTGGCGAAATCAGCCGAGGTATTCGTTAATCGTAAAATCATTCGTCACAATGGTGATCCCGTGCTTGCGTGGGCGATGGCTAATGTTGTCATGGAAACCGACGCAAACGCGAATATCAAGCCCAATAAAAAGAAGTCAGCCAACAAAATAGACCCGGCCATTGCGTTTCTGATGAGTTTCGGGACGTGGCAGATTGAACATGAGGACTTTGCTTTCAGCCTGACCAGTGAACAGCAGCAGCGCCTTGATACATTTAACGGTATTTAA
- a CDS encoding phage terminase small subunit P27 family, translated as MARAPKPPVYLNEIATKEWKTKAKILAERDDLTLADWNNLELYCVNYAMYRKAVEDLDTRGFSIINSQGSESRNPSLSAKADAEKIMIKMSSLLGFDPVSRRKNPIETEEEDELDRL; from the coding sequence ATGGCAAGAGCACCTAAACCCCCCGTTTATCTTAATGAGATAGCGACGAAAGAGTGGAAAACAAAAGCCAAAATATTGGCAGAACGTGACGATCTGACGTTAGCTGATTGGAACAATTTAGAATTGTATTGCGTCAATTACGCGATGTACCGTAAAGCGGTTGAAGACTTAGATACTCGAGGGTTTAGCATTATCAATAGTCAAGGCAGTGAGAGCCGTAATCCCTCATTGAGTGCCAAGGCTGATGCTGAAAAAATCATGATTAAAATGTCTTCCTTACTGGGGTTCGATCCCGTTTCTCGTCGTAAAAATCCAATTGAAACCGAGGAAGAGGACGAATTAGATCGCCTATGA
- a CDS encoding HNH endonuclease — translation MPWQPLKRCSYQGCNKRVKSGRCDEHKREARRQQDSKRGSRRERGYTPTWDKYRLHYLKLNPLCVHCLKNGVYTPATIVDHIIPIDGGNDVLFWPDWNHQSLCHGCHNTKTFKHDPLTKQKRKNGDYREQEDQATHRNDWIYEHNRNE, via the coding sequence ATGCCATGGCAACCCCTAAAGCGTTGTAGTTATCAAGGCTGTAATAAACGTGTGAAGTCTGGACGGTGTGATGAACATAAACGAGAAGCCAGACGACAACAGGATAGTAAGCGAGGCTCAAGGCGTGAGCGAGGTTATACGCCTACATGGGATAAGTACCGTTTGCACTATCTCAAGTTAAACCCGTTGTGTGTGCATTGTCTTAAGAATGGCGTGTATACCCCTGCAACTATCGTTGACCACATTATCCCGATTGATGGCGGTAATGATGTGTTGTTCTGGCCTGATTGGAATCACCAGTCACTATGTCATGGCTGTCACAACACCAAAACCTTTAAGCATGACCCTCTTACTAAACAGAAGCGTAAGAACGGAGACTACCGTGAGCAGGAAGATCAGGCCACACACCGCAATGACTGGATATATGAGCACAACCGCAATGAGTGA
- a CDS encoding head-tail connector protein — MTKPEITLEEVKLHCRIDNDYDDEILIVYAEAALEVCQQHIGKRFEDGLSFTPAIKVGCLMYISLLYENREMIGSDGLKEVPLTIHSLWSTYRDVGVY, encoded by the coding sequence ATGACTAAACCCGAAATCACCTTAGAGGAAGTGAAATTGCATTGTCGTATAGATAATGATTATGACGATGAAATATTAATCGTGTATGCCGAAGCCGCATTAGAAGTTTGCCAACAACATATCGGTAAACGATTTGAAGATGGATTGTCGTTCACTCCTGCGATCAAGGTGGGCTGTTTAATGTATATCAGTTTGCTTTATGAGAACCGAGAGATGATAGGCAGTGATGGATTAAAAGAAGTTCCGCTTACTATTCATTCTCTGTGGTCAACCTATCGAGATGTGGGAGTGTACTAG